Proteins found in one Zea mays cultivar B73 chromosome 1, Zm-B73-REFERENCE-NAM-5.0, whole genome shotgun sequence genomic segment:
- the LOC100283080 gene encoding 2-oxoglutarate-dependent dioxygenase DAO-like — MAEIPVIDLRVAGSAAEESARLRAACERLGCFRVTGHGVPSVLLAEMKAAVRALFDLPDDAKRRNADVITGSGYVAPSPTNPLYEAFGLLDAAVPTDVDAFCALLDAPPNIRETVKAYAEKMHDVIVGVARELASSLGLVEEHSFQDWPCQFRINRYNYTRETVGSSGVQTHTDSGFLTVLHEDECVGGLEVLDPGTGEFVPVDPVAGSFLVNIGDVGTAWSNGRLHNVKHRVRCVAPVPRISIAMFLLAPKDDSVSAPAAFVDADHPRRYKVFNYNDYRRLRLSTGEHAGEALARMAA, encoded by the exons ATGGCGGAGATCCCTGTGATCGACCTGCGCGTCGCCGGCTCGGCGGCCGAGGAGTCCGCGCGGCTGCGGGCCGCGTGCGAGCGCCTGGGCTGCTTCCGGGTGACCGGCCACGGCGTGCCCTCGGTGCTCCTGGCAGAGATGAAGGCCGCCGTGCGCGCGCTCTTCGACCTCCCCGACGACGCCAAGCGCCGCAACGCCGACGTCATCACCGGCAGCGGCTACGTCGCCCCCAGCCCGACCAACCCGCTCTACGAGGCCTTCGGGCTCCTCGACGCCGCCGTGCCCACCGACGTCGACGCCTTTTGCGCGCTCCTCGACGCGCCGCCCAACATCAG GGAGACCGTCAAGGCCTACGCGGAGAAGATGCACGATGTGATCGTTGGCGTCGCCCGCGAGCTGGCGTCTAGCCTGGGGCTAGTCGAGGAGCACTCGTTCCAGGACTGGCCGTGCCAGTTCCGCATCAACAGGTACAACTACACGCGGGAGACGGTGGGCTCCTCCGGCGTGCAGACCCACACGGACTCGGGCTTCCTCACCGTGCTCCATGAGGACGAGTGTGTCGGCGGCCTCGAGGTCCTGGACCCGGGCACCGGCGAGTTCGTGCCCGTGGACCCCGTCGCGGGCTCCTTTCTCGTAAACATCGGCGACGTCGGCACG GCGTGGAGCAACGGGAGGCTGCACAACGTGAAGCACCGGGTGCGGTGCGTCGCACCCGTGCCGCGCATCTCCATCGCCATGTTCCTGCTCGCACCCAAGGACGACAGCGTGAGCGCACCGGCGGCGTTCGTGGACGCGGACCACCCGCGCAGGTACAAGGTGTTCAACTACAACGACTATCGGAGGCTCAGACTGTCCACCGGCGAGCACGCAGGCGAGGCGCTCGCACGGATGGCGGCGTGA